In Primulina eburnea isolate SZY01 chromosome 5, ASM2296580v1, whole genome shotgun sequence, a single window of DNA contains:
- the LOC140832433 gene encoding ACT domain-containing protein ACR10-like isoform X1 has protein sequence MGILYDDAVLIRVSEEEEEPSVITVNCWDKTGLGCDLCRVILFFGLTVVRTVNSLHVCPFDHVVEDMSTDGKWCYIVFWVLGKPSTRWSLLKNRLMEACPSCSLASVILSEEANAKPPNVFLLKFFCHDRKGLLHDVTEVLCELELIIKKVKISMTPDGKVMDLFFITDARELLHTKKRKDDTYNHLRAVLGDSMISCEIEMVGPEIMNSSQGPSFLSDAIAEDMFYVETPDEHQNSTVAFKSPSITIDNSLSPGHTLVQIVCQDHKGLLFDVMRTFKDYNIQISYGRFTKKEKSECELDLFIMQADGKKIFDPSKQKSLCSRLRVELSRPLRVALINRGPDTELLVANPVELSGKGRPLVFYDITLALKLLDKGIFLADVGRYIIGDREWEIYRVLLDEGDNVSVSKTMIEETVWRMLMSWEL, from the exons ATGGGGATTTTGTACGATGATGCGGTGTTAATTAGAGTGTCGGAGGAAGAGGAGGAGCCCAGTGTGATTACTGTGAATTGTTgggataaaactggtttaggatgtGATCTTTGCCGTGTAATTCTCTTCTTTGGGCTAACAGTTGTAAGAACTG TGAATTCCCTTCATGTTTGTCCATTTGATCACGTGGTTGAAGACATGTCTACCGATGGAAAATGGTGTTACATAGTGTTTTGGGTGCTGGGCAAACCGAGTACAAGATGGAGTttattgaagaacagattgatgGAGGCGTGCCCATCCTGTTCTTTGGCATCTGTGATTTTATCCGAAGAGGCCAATGCGAAACCCCCCAATGTTttcctcctgaagttcttttgTCATGACCGAAAAGGTCTTTTGCACG ATGTGACGGAGGTTCTTTGCGAGCTCGAGCTTATAATAAAGAAAGTTAAGATTTCAATGACGCCAGACGGAAAAGTGATGGATCTCTTCTTCATAACTGACGCAAG GGAACTTTTACATACGAAGAAGAGAAAGGATGACACCTACAACCATTTAAGAGCTGTTCTTGGTGATTCCATGATAAGTTGCGAGATCGAAATGGTGGGTCCTGAAATTATGAATTCGTCACAGGGGCCCTCATTTCTTTCAGATGCAATCGCAGAAGATATGTTCTATGTAGAGACACCAGATGAGCATCAAAATAGCACTGTGGCATTCAAGAGTCCCTCCATCACGATAGATAACTCGTTGAGTCCGGGTCACACTCTTGTTCAAATTGTTTGCCAAGATCACAAAGGTTTATTGTTTGACGTAATGCGAACTTTTAAGGATTATAACATCCAG ATTTCTTATGGTCGGTTCACAAAGAAAGAGAAATCGGAATGTGAACTGGACTTGTTTATCATGCAAGCAGATGGTAAGAAGATATTCGACCCCAGTAAGCAAAAGTCATTATGCTCTCGCCTTCGAGTGGAGCTAAGCAGACCTCTCAGAGTAGCATTGATTAATCGTGGCCCTGACACAGAACTGTTAGTCGCAAATCCTGTAGAGTTATCAGGCAAGGGCCGCCCCCTCGTTTTCTATGATATAACCCTTGCACTCAAGTTACTCGATAAAGGGATCTTTTTG GCTGACGTAGGAAGGTACATTATCGGGGATCGTGAATGGGAAATCTACAGAGTTTTACTCGATGAAGGAGACAACGTCTCCGtatcaaaaaccatgatagaagaGACCGTTTGGAGGATGCTGATGAGTTGGGAACTTTAA
- the LOC140832433 gene encoding ACT domain-containing protein ACR10-like isoform X2 → MGILYDDAVLIRVSEEEEEPSVITVNCWDKTGLGCDLCRVILFFGLTVVRTDMSTDGKWCYIVFWVLGKPSTRWSLLKNRLMEACPSCSLASVILSEEANAKPPNVFLLKFFCHDRKGLLHDVTEVLCELELIIKKVKISMTPDGKVMDLFFITDARELLHTKKRKDDTYNHLRAVLGDSMISCEIEMVGPEIMNSSQGPSFLSDAIAEDMFYVETPDEHQNSTVAFKSPSITIDNSLSPGHTLVQIVCQDHKGLLFDVMRTFKDYNIQISYGRFTKKEKSECELDLFIMQADGKKIFDPSKQKSLCSRLRVELSRPLRVALINRGPDTELLVANPVELSGKGRPLVFYDITLALKLLDKGIFLADVGRYIIGDREWEIYRVLLDEGDNVSVSKTMIEETVWRMLMSWEL, encoded by the exons ATGGGGATTTTGTACGATGATGCGGTGTTAATTAGAGTGTCGGAGGAAGAGGAGGAGCCCAGTGTGATTACTGTGAATTGTTgggataaaactggtttaggatgtGATCTTTGCCGTGTAATTCTCTTCTTTGGGCTAACAGTTGTAAGAACTG ACATGTCTACCGATGGAAAATGGTGTTACATAGTGTTTTGGGTGCTGGGCAAACCGAGTACAAGATGGAGTttattgaagaacagattgatgGAGGCGTGCCCATCCTGTTCTTTGGCATCTGTGATTTTATCCGAAGAGGCCAATGCGAAACCCCCCAATGTTttcctcctgaagttcttttgTCATGACCGAAAAGGTCTTTTGCACG ATGTGACGGAGGTTCTTTGCGAGCTCGAGCTTATAATAAAGAAAGTTAAGATTTCAATGACGCCAGACGGAAAAGTGATGGATCTCTTCTTCATAACTGACGCAAG GGAACTTTTACATACGAAGAAGAGAAAGGATGACACCTACAACCATTTAAGAGCTGTTCTTGGTGATTCCATGATAAGTTGCGAGATCGAAATGGTGGGTCCTGAAATTATGAATTCGTCACAGGGGCCCTCATTTCTTTCAGATGCAATCGCAGAAGATATGTTCTATGTAGAGACACCAGATGAGCATCAAAATAGCACTGTGGCATTCAAGAGTCCCTCCATCACGATAGATAACTCGTTGAGTCCGGGTCACACTCTTGTTCAAATTGTTTGCCAAGATCACAAAGGTTTATTGTTTGACGTAATGCGAACTTTTAAGGATTATAACATCCAG ATTTCTTATGGTCGGTTCACAAAGAAAGAGAAATCGGAATGTGAACTGGACTTGTTTATCATGCAAGCAGATGGTAAGAAGATATTCGACCCCAGTAAGCAAAAGTCATTATGCTCTCGCCTTCGAGTGGAGCTAAGCAGACCTCTCAGAGTAGCATTGATTAATCGTGGCCCTGACACAGAACTGTTAGTCGCAAATCCTGTAGAGTTATCAGGCAAGGGCCGCCCCCTCGTTTTCTATGATATAACCCTTGCACTCAAGTTACTCGATAAAGGGATCTTTTTG GCTGACGTAGGAAGGTACATTATCGGGGATCGTGAATGGGAAATCTACAGAGTTTTACTCGATGAAGGAGACAACGTCTCCGtatcaaaaaccatgatagaagaGACCGTTTGGAGGATGCTGATGAGTTGGGAACTTTAA
- the LOC140832434 gene encoding dual specificity phosphatase Cdc25-like — MARSITYITGSQLSSLKNRPNIVIVDVRDDERSSDGHISGSLHFASDSFVDKMPNLIEAAKGKDTLVFHCALSQVRGPKCARRLTDYLATMKEDVGIKNVMVLERGYNGWEASGKPICRCTEVPCNGEKA, encoded by the exons ATGGCTCGGAGCATCACATACATCACCGGCTCTCAGCTTTCCTCTCTCAAGAACCGCCCGAATATCGTCATTGTCGATGTCAG GGATGATGAAAGGAGCTCCGATGGGCATATATCTGGCTCGCTTCACTTTGCTAGCGACTCATTTGTTGACAAAATGCCCAATCTAATCGAAGCTGCTAAAGGAAAAGATACCCTTGTTTTCCATTGTGCTCTCAGCCAG gtACGCGGACCCAAATGCGCACGAAGGCTTACAGATTATCTCGCTACCATGAAAGAAGATGTGGGAATTAAAAATGTCATGGTTCTGGAACGCGGGTATAATGGTTGGGAGGCTTCTGGAAAGCCCATTTGTCGCTGTACTGAAGTCCCGTGCAACGGGGAGAAAGCTTAA
- the LOC140832439 gene encoding S-adenosylmethionine synthase 1, giving the protein MDTFLFTSESVNEGHPDKLCDQVSDAILDACLEQDPESKVACETCTKTNMVMVFGEITTKANVNYEKIVRDTCRGIGFISPDVGLDADHCKVLVNIEQQSPDIAQGVHGHLTKKPEEIGAGDQGHMFGYATDETPELMPLTHVLATKLGAKLTEVRKNNTCPWLRPDGKTQVTVEYKNDNGAMIPIRVHTVLISTQHDETVTNDQIAEDLKEHVIKPVIPAQYLDDNTIFHLNPSGRFVIGGPHGDAGLTGRKIIIDTYGGWGAHGGGAFSGKDPTKVDRSGAYVVRQAAKSIVASGLARRCIVQVSYAIGVAEPLSVFVDTYKTGKIPDKDILALIKENFDFRPGMIAINLDLKRGGNFRYQKTAAYGHFGRDDPDFTWETVKILKPKA; this is encoded by the coding sequence ATGGACACCTTCCTGTTCACCTCAGAATCTGTAAATGAAGGTCACCCCGACAAACTTTGCGACCAAGTCTCTGATGCCATTCTCGATGCTTGCTTGGAGCAGGATCCGGAGAGCAAAGTTGCATGTGAAACATGCACAAAAACTAATATGGTAATGGTCTTTGGCGAGATCACAACAAAGGCAAATGTGAACTATGAGAAGATTGTTCGTGATACGTGCAGAGGCATTGGATTCATATCACCTGATGTTGGTCTTGATGCTGACCACTGCAAAGTTCTAGTCAACATTGAACAACAGAGCCCGGACATTGCCCAGGGAGTTCACGGCCACCTCACCAAGAAACCTGAGGAAATTGGAGCTGGTGACCAAGGTCACATGTTTGGATATGCCACCGATGAAACACCCGAACTTATGCCACTCACTCATGTCCTTGCCACCAAGCTCGGGGCCAAGCTCACAGAAGTGAGGAAAAACAACACTTGCCCATGGCTAAGACCTGATGGTAAAACACAAGTTACAGTTGAATACAAGAATGACAATGGGGCCATGATCCCTATTCGAGTCCATACAGTTCTCATCTCAACCCAGCATGACGAAACAGTCACGAATGATCAGATTGCAGAAGACTTGAAGGAGCATGTGATCAAGCCTGTGATCCCCGCCCAGTACCTTGATGACAACACAATTTTCCACCTTAACCCATCTGGCCGTTTCGTCATTGGTGGCCCGCATGGAGATGCAGGACTCACTGGTCGGAAAATCATCATAGACACTTATGGTGGCTGGGGTGCTCATGGTGGCGGTGCTTTCTCCGGAAAGGATCCCACAAAGGTGGACAGAAGTGGGGCATATGTCGTTAGGCAGGCAGCCAAGAGCATAGTGGCTTCAGGGCTTGCTCGTCGATGCATTGTGCAAGTTTCCTATGCTATTGGTGTAGCAGAACCACTTTCAGTGTTTGTTGACACCTACAAGACGGGTAAGATCCCTGACAAGGACATACTCGCGCTCATCAAGGAGAACTTCGATTTTAGGCCTGGAATGATCGCCATCAACCTCGATTTGAAGAGAGGGGGCAACTTTAGGTACCAGAAAACTGCTGCTTACGGTCATTTTGGGCGCGATGATCCTGATTTCACTTGGGAAACTGTTAAAATCCTGAAGCCTAAAGCTTGA
- the LOC140832438 gene encoding protein PTST homolog 3, chloroplastic-like isoform X2, translating to MATCYYFPTFLRLSSDKIFFSNQIFSQDLCIFQHRHKNCYSRFLASSSKKSSKKVKSNEDLCSEIREFLSTVGYPEDHVPSMKELAQHGRKDLAHMVRRRGYKLIRQILQSSATTNLIKSDIEMDETGKLKMLGGSGGQNEKLKASVGDVLPRDVMEEGDLYRYQEKVGDLFSSDQRSVASDSSIPFMQEKVANFINRGKLVGIDEEIHAGEGERGTESEDAHEVQNTSSNQGNNNLLYQSSIGGETLNINSTNSYVSKEEQTPVNHKNDLDDEEMKAENLAEVNRLKVMLHQKELELDQLKKQIEKEKAYLSTLQNNAEIEINRAQKLISEKETELYAAEGSLSGLKEVEVKYTGYGEIVELAGSFNGWHHRIKMDPHSSSIGVGPTETRKSLLWRTVLWLYPGIYEIKFVVDGDWRIDPSMESVTRDTLHNNIIKVVTAQIPFHLLTYTFSSTEYKFDGSLI from the exons ATGGCCACCTGTTACTACTTTCCAACTTTTCTTCGTTTATCTTCTGATAAAATCTTCTTTTCAAACCAAATCTTTTCGCAGGACCTGTGCATTTTCCAACACCGCCACAAGAATTGCTATTCCCGATTTTTGGCTTCTTCATCCAAGAAATCCAG CAAGAAGGTGAAAAGCAATGAAGACCTTTGCAGTGAGATTAGAGAATTTTTATCCACCGTTGGATATCCTGAAGATCATGTGCCCTCCATGAAGGAGCTTGCGCAGCATGGAAG GAAAGACCTTGCACACATGGTCAGGCGAAGAGGATACAAACTTATTAGACAGATTCTTCAGTCCTCAGCTACAACAAACTTAATCAAATCCGATATAGAGATGGATGAAACAGGAAAATTGAAGATGCTCGGGGGATCTGGAG GTCAGAATGAGAAACTGAAAGCCTCAGTCGGTGATGTATTACCAAGGGACGTTATGGAAGAGGGAGACTTGTATAGATATCAAGAAAAAGTTGGAGACCTTTTCTCGAGTGACCAAAGGTCTGTGGCATCAGATTCGAGTATCCCGTTCATGCAGGAGAAGGTGGCTAATTTTATTAATCGTGGAAAGTTGGTTGGAATTGATG AGGAAATACATGCCGGTGAAGGAGAGAGAGGTACTGAATCAGAAGATGCACATGAAGTGCAAAATACCTCAAGTAATCAAGGGAACAACAATCTTTTGTACCAAAGCTCTATTGGTGGtgaaacattaaatataaattcCAC GAACAGCTACGTCTCAAAAGAAGAGCAAACACCTGTGAATCACAAAAATGATCTAGATGATGAG GAAATGAAAGCAGAGAATCTAGCTGAGGTTAACCGCCTCAAGGTCATGCTG CATCAGAAGGAATTAGAACTGGATCAATTGAAGAAGCAGATTGAGAAAGAAAAG GCTTATTTGTCTACTTTGCAAAACAATGCGGAAATAGAGATCAACAGAGCACAGAAACTTATCTCTGAAAAAGAGACTGAATTATATGCTGCCGAAGGAAGTTTATCCGGACTGAAAGAG GTTGAAGTCAAATATACGGGATATGGGGAGATTGTAGAACTGGCCGGGAGCTTCAACGGTTGGCATCACAGAATAAAAATGGATCCACACTCATCATCCATTGGTGTCGGCCCTACTGAAACGAG GAAATCACTACTTTGGAGAACAGTATTGTGGCTCTATCCTGGAATTTACGAG ATAAAATTTGTCGTTGATGGTGATTGGAGGATTGATCCTTCAATGGAATCAGTTACCAGGGACACCTTGCACAACAACATAATTAAAGTTG TGACTGCGCAAATTCCATTCCACCTACTCACGTACACTTTCTCGTCCACGGAGTACAAGTTTGACGGCTCTCTAATTTGA
- the LOC140832438 gene encoding protein PTST homolog 3, chloroplastic-like isoform X1, with protein sequence MLQNPSPQCTPPSSWPPVTTFQLFFVYLLIKSSFQTKSFRRTCAFSNTATRIAIPDFWLLHPRNPASKKVKSNEDLCSEIREFLSTVGYPEDHVPSMKELAQHGRKDLAHMVRRRGYKLIRQILQSSATTNLIKSDIEMDETGKLKMLGGSGGQNEKLKASVGDVLPRDVMEEGDLYRYQEKVGDLFSSDQRSVASDSSIPFMQEKVANFINRGKLVGIDEEIHAGEGERGTESEDAHEVQNTSSNQGNNNLLYQSSIGGETLNINSTNSYVSKEEQTPVNHKNDLDDEEMKAENLAEVNRLKVMLHQKELELDQLKKQIEKEKAYLSTLQNNAEIEINRAQKLISEKETELYAAEGSLSGLKEVEVKYTGYGEIVELAGSFNGWHHRIKMDPHSSSIGVGPTETRKSLLWRTVLWLYPGIYEIKFVVDGDWRIDPSMESVTRDTLHNNIIKVVTAQIPFHLLTYTFSSTEYKFDGSLI encoded by the exons ATGCTGCAAAACCCATCTCCGCAGTGCACTCCACCGTCCTCATGGCCACCTGTTACTACTTTCCAACTTTTCTTCGTTTATCTTCTGATAAAATCTTCTTTTCAAACCAAATCTTTTCGCAGGACCTGTGCATTTTCCAACACCGCCACAAGAATTGCTATTCCCGATTTTTGGCTTCTTCATCCAAGAAATCCAG CTAGCAAGAAGGTGAAAAGCAATGAAGACCTTTGCAGTGAGATTAGAGAATTTTTATCCACCGTTGGATATCCTGAAGATCATGTGCCCTCCATGAAGGAGCTTGCGCAGCATGGAAG GAAAGACCTTGCACACATGGTCAGGCGAAGAGGATACAAACTTATTAGACAGATTCTTCAGTCCTCAGCTACAACAAACTTAATCAAATCCGATATAGAGATGGATGAAACAGGAAAATTGAAGATGCTCGGGGGATCTGGAG GTCAGAATGAGAAACTGAAAGCCTCAGTCGGTGATGTATTACCAAGGGACGTTATGGAAGAGGGAGACTTGTATAGATATCAAGAAAAAGTTGGAGACCTTTTCTCGAGTGACCAAAGGTCTGTGGCATCAGATTCGAGTATCCCGTTCATGCAGGAGAAGGTGGCTAATTTTATTAATCGTGGAAAGTTGGTTGGAATTGATG AGGAAATACATGCCGGTGAAGGAGAGAGAGGTACTGAATCAGAAGATGCACATGAAGTGCAAAATACCTCAAGTAATCAAGGGAACAACAATCTTTTGTACCAAAGCTCTATTGGTGGtgaaacattaaatataaattcCAC GAACAGCTACGTCTCAAAAGAAGAGCAAACACCTGTGAATCACAAAAATGATCTAGATGATGAG GAAATGAAAGCAGAGAATCTAGCTGAGGTTAACCGCCTCAAGGTCATGCTG CATCAGAAGGAATTAGAACTGGATCAATTGAAGAAGCAGATTGAGAAAGAAAAG GCTTATTTGTCTACTTTGCAAAACAATGCGGAAATAGAGATCAACAGAGCACAGAAACTTATCTCTGAAAAAGAGACTGAATTATATGCTGCCGAAGGAAGTTTATCCGGACTGAAAGAG GTTGAAGTCAAATATACGGGATATGGGGAGATTGTAGAACTGGCCGGGAGCTTCAACGGTTGGCATCACAGAATAAAAATGGATCCACACTCATCATCCATTGGTGTCGGCCCTACTGAAACGAG GAAATCACTACTTTGGAGAACAGTATTGTGGCTCTATCCTGGAATTTACGAG ATAAAATTTGTCGTTGATGGTGATTGGAGGATTGATCCTTCAATGGAATCAGTTACCAGGGACACCTTGCACAACAACATAATTAAAGTTG TGACTGCGCAAATTCCATTCCACCTACTCACGTACACTTTCTCGTCCACGGAGTACAAGTTTGACGGCTCTCTAATTTGA
- the LOC140832435 gene encoding LOW QUALITY PROTEIN: glucomannan 4-beta-mannosyltransferase 1-like (The sequence of the model RefSeq protein was modified relative to this genomic sequence to represent the inferred CDS: inserted 1 base in 1 codon), producing the protein MRNVGFTGLEINETYNPTRGINYAWECIRLQIIVPLLQIALYICIGMSIMLFIERVYMAVVIICVKCLGKKRYTGYQLDAIKEDLEKNKNYPMVLVQIPMYNEKEVYKLSIGAVSNLSWPSDRLIVQVLDDSTNAALRALVELECQKWIRIGVNIKYETRNNRNGYKAGALREGLKKSYVEACEFVVIFDADFQPEKDFLWRTVPYLLENPQLGLVQARWKFVNADECIMTRLQEMSLQYHFSVEQEVGSSTCSFFGFNGTAGVWRMSALIDAGGWKDRTTVEDMDLAVRASLKGWKFLFVGDLEVKNELPSTFKAYRYQQHRWSCGPANLFRKMFMEIVLCERVSIWKKWHVIYAFFFVRKIVAHWVTFFFYCIVIPTTILIPEVHLPKPLAIYLPAAITILNAVSTLRSIHLLVLWILFENVMSLHRSKAAIIGLLEANRVNEWVVTEKLGNMARKNNPRAVTRPRSRIGERFHFTELTLGLFLLHCAIYNMLYGNDHFYIYLLLQAXRFFIVGVGYVGTIVPN; encoded by the exons ATGAGAAACGTCGGTTTTACAGGGCTAGAGATCAATGAAACCTACAATCCCACAAGAGGCATCAATTATGCTTGGGAGTGTATAAGACTTCAAATAATTGTGCCTCTTCTACAGATTGCGCTATACATATGCATAGGGATGTCAATAATGCTTTTCATTGAACGGGTTTACATGGCTGTTGTTATCATATGCGTCAAATGTCTGGGAAAGAAAAGATACACCGGTTACCAGCTAGATGCCATAAAAGAAGACCTGGAGAAAAACAAGAACTATCCTATGGTGTTGGTTCAAATCCCAATGTATAACGAAAAGGAG GTTTATAAGCTATCAATTGGAGCTGTATCTAATCTTTCATGGCCATCAGATCGACTCATTGTGCAGGTTCTAGATGACTCTACCAATGCAGCCTTACGG GCACTGGTGGAATTAGAGTGCCAAAAATGGATCCGCATCGGTGTGAATATAAAGTATGAAACAAGGAACAACCGAAATGGTTACAAAGCTGGTGCCCTTCGAGAAGGTTTAAAAAAGAGTTATGTTGAAGCTTGTGAATTTGTAGTCATCTTCGATGCAGATTTCCAGCCAGAAAAAGATTTTCTCTGGAGGACCGTTCCCTATCTACTTGAAAACCCACAATTGGGCTTGGTTCAGGCAAGGTGGAAATTTG TGAATGCAGATGAATGCATAATGACTCGCCTCCAAGAGATGTCATTACAATATCACTTCAGTGTTGAGCAAGAAGTCGGATCCTCAACATGCTCGTTCTTTGGATTCAATG GGACAGCTGGTGTTTGGCGGATGAGTGCCCTAATTGATGCTGGCGGATGGAAGGACAGAACCACAGTAGAGGACATGGACCTTGCCGTCAGGGCTAGCCTAAAGGGCTGGAAATTTCTCTTCGTGGGTGACCTGGAG GTAAAAAACGAGCTACCAAGTACATTTAAGGCATACAGATACCAACAGCATCGCTGGTCATGCGGGCCGGCTAATCTCTTCAGGAAAATGTTCATGGAAATAGTTCTTTGCGAG CGCGTGTCAATCTGGAAGAAGTGGCACGTCATATATGCTTTTTTCTTTGTAAGGAAGATTGTTGCACATTGGGTTACGTTTTTCTTTTACTGCATCGTGATCCCAACAACAATCTTAATTCCTGAAGTCCATCTGCCAAAGCCGCTAGCGATTTATCTTCCAGCTGCCATTACCATTCTCAATGCAGTGTCCACTCTCAG GTCTATACATCTTCTAGTACTATGGATACTCTTTGAAAATGTCATGTCTCTTCATAGATCAAAGGCAGCAATAATTGGACTTCTTGAAGCTAACCGAGTAAATGAATGGGTTGTTACTGAAAAGCTGGGGAACATGGCAAGGAAGAACAATCCAAGAGCAGTCACGAGGCCTCGATCACGTATCGGTGAAAG GTTCCACTTCACAGAGCTTACCCTCGGATTGTTTCTGCTACATTGTGCCATTTACAACATGCTATATGGGAACGACCATTTCTATATTTACCTACTACTCCAGG ACCGCTTTTTTATTGTTGGAGTTGGGTACGTAGGGACTATTGTACCGAACTAA